The Vicinamibacterales bacterium region GGCTCGGCCGTGGCCGGCGCCTGACCTGGCGCGGCCTGCCCCGGCGCCGCCGGCGCCGCGTCAGCGATCGTCTCAGCCTTCTGGCGCGTCGCCGGCAGCGCAGGGGATGGCCCCGCCGCGTCGGTCACCGATCGCCCTGCGAGCCGGGCCGGTGCCGCCGCAGCGGATGCGGCTGTCTGCGCAGCCGAGCCTGCGGGTGCGACGGCCTGTTCGCGCGCGCCGGCGGCGGGGGACGCCGCGGCCGGGCCGGGCGCGGGCAATGCGGCCGCTGCTGGCGAGGGAAACGCCACCAGCGCGGGCGACGGTGGTTCGATGAAGGCGAGGCGCCCGACGATGACGAGCGCTACGGCCGCGGCGGCGAGCGGCACCAGCCACGCCACTGGCGCCCTCCACCACGGTCGGGCGATCGGCGGCGGCTCCGTTCGCATCACGGCGGCGATGAGCGCCTGGCATCGCGCGCAGTCGGCGCCGTGCGCCTCGAACGCGGCGCGGGCCGTCGCGGTCAACGTCCCATCGGCCCACGCCGCGAGCGTCTCCGCGTCGGCGCAGGTCCCGAACGCCGCGGCCGACGCCGAGTCGTGGAGCACGCCGCGCAGCAGCCGATCGGGCAACTCAGTCATAGATGACCTGCTTCATATCGAGCGGACCTGAATCCGCGATCACCGAGGCGAGGCACGCGGCAATCTGGTCGTCGTCGAGGCGCGACTCCTCGCGGAGCTGGCGCTCGACGGCGCTGCGGATCTCGCGGCGCGTCCGCGCCAGATGACGCGACGCCGACGCCTCGCTCTCGCGCAGCAGACGGCCGATCTGCGCGAGCGTCAGCTCCTGCACGTAATAGCT contains the following coding sequences:
- a CDS encoding YCF48-related protein — its product is MTELPDRLLRGVLHDSASAAAFGTCADAETLAAWADGTLTATARAAFEAHGADCARCQALIAAVMRTEPPPIARPWWRAPVAWLVPLAAAAVALVIVGRLAFIEPPSPALVAFPSPAAAALPAPGPAAASPAAGAREQAVAPAGSAAQTAASAAAAPARLAGRSVTDAAGPSPALPATRQKAETIADAAPAAPGQAAPGQAPATAEPAAKDLVAPKEPAPAAPAAAGAAPARSTQVNVAAADRDDMRRAPRARAFAAAPMMNAPAPAPVAILSPDPLSQWRSVDGRIEHTTDGGKTWQAQSIDGLTPVRAGAAPSARVCWLVGAGGLVLVTTDGTAWVRAAVPDAIDLVAVEATDASHATVTTIAGRRFMTSDGGKTWTPR